The Rhodamnia argentea isolate NSW1041297 chromosome 10, ASM2092103v1, whole genome shotgun sequence sequence CTGCTGATGGTGTTTTCAAGAGACCGTATGCTATGGCCAATTTTTCACTGTGATAACtgagatattcttctttttgttcatcTTCCACATCATGCAAAACACCGGCAATAGCCGGTACATAACCCACCTCTTTGATCTTGGCCAACAGTTCCCCAACTTTCTCATATATCTTTAAATACTCAGGGTGGGAATGGTCATCCGAAACAAATACATGTGTTGTGTCTTTAATTTCTATCCAGCAGACCCCCGGCTCTTTCTTGATACTCCTCTCTCTCATCAGCTTCCGTATGTTCACCACCCCATCCCACCTCTTTGCCTTGGCATACATATTAGAAGCAAGTATGTATGTCCCAACATCAGTAGCATCCATTCTAATGACAATATCTGCAATACGCTGGCCTAACCCATATTGCCGATGGACATGGCAAGCATTGAGCAATGTGCGCCAGGCCACAGTATCCCACTGTACAGGTGTAGACttcataaaattttcagcttTGTCAAGTGAACCAACCTTGGTCAGAAGCCTAATGATGCAGGTATAGTGCTCTACTCCAGGTTCTATCCCATAATGTCTCATCAGATGGTTCAAATAAAAAAGTGCTTCCTGCTCAAGACCCAAGTGAGCGCAAGCAGATAAAACTCCCACAAAAGTAACGTAGCTAGGAAGCTCCCTTGCAGCCATCATTTCTCCAAAAACTGATAAAGCTTCCCTTCCAAGCCCATGTTGGGAGTATCCACATATCATTGAATTCCAAGTAGCAAAGTCTCGATGCACCATATTTGAGAAAACTTCATATGAGGCTTCTATGTTGCCGCTCTTGGAATACATATTAATTAAAGCATTCCCAACGTTAGTGTGGTTTTTAAAACCTGACTTCTGCACTAACGCATGCAAAAGATACCCATGCCTTAGTGCAGATAAAGCTGCGCAGCAGTTTAATAAAACAACAAAGGTGTAATCATTTGGTAGAACACATTCATTCTCCATTTCCGGCAAGTGATTAAGTGCTTCCTCAAAGAATCCATTTTGAAAGTGAGCAGTCATCACTGCAGTCCATGTCACAACATTACGAATCTGCAAAATACTAAAGACCTTGCTTGCGCTCATAACCTTGCCACATTTACCGTACATGTCAATCAGTGTACTGCAAAAGAAGTCATCACAATCAACTCGACTCTTCAACATCCGGCAGTGAAGCGACAAACCCAGTTTCAAATCTTTGAGAGAAGCACAGAGCCCAAGAGCAGTAGAGTAGGTAGCTCCATCCCAGGCTGCACGACCGGCCACCATTCTAGCCAAAACACCCAAAGCGTCCATTAAATTCCCATTTTCCATAAGTCCATTCAAAACCAAGTTATATGTGAAAATATCATATCCAGGCAATGTGTCCAAAACCACAATTCCCGCCTTCACATCCCAGCACCTCAAGTACATGTTAAGAAGTGCATTCTTCACGTACTGATGAAACTCTAACCCAGACTTGACCACATACCCATGACATTGCTTGCCTTCATCGACTCTTCTGTAAtctgaacaagaagaaaaaactgtAGCAAGGATATACTCGTTTGGGGGCACACGGTCCAAGGACAGCATAGACTTGAACAATTGTATAACTTCGGAAGGGAACCCACTGCGTAAGTATCCCGCCATCAGAGCCCCCCAAGAGACTTCATTTCTCTCGCACATGTCGTCAAACAGCTTCCGTGCACTCAATATTTGACCACACTTTGAGTACAGATTGATCAGAGAGTTAGCCTCCACGATACCATCTCGGGAATTTTCGTTGGATGCGATCAGCTGCGCGTGAATCATTTTGCCAATCCTTAAGTTCTCCGAATCAGCGGATAACTTCAAGAGCTTCGTGGGGTATGCGATGATCGAGTCCCTGTGATGTCCTTGGAACAGAAACGGAGCGTACTTGGTAGGCGTGTGAAGGTTCTTCGAGGCTCTGGAAGTCATGGACACGGCTTCGAACCTCAGAGTTAGTAGACGGACTAGATTACCCCTGAACATTTTGATGAAACGAAGACCGGACAACAGCCCGAGCAGTTGCAACAGCGAAACTGCGCCATGGCACTTTTCAGCTAGCCATGCGCGAACCCAAGTGCACGAAGAACTGAAGGAAGCGTCAGATGCAACAGTATCGATCCAGCCAATAGCCTGAAGCAAATTTCGCTAGTCTCCATACATTCTTTGTCGTGTGCAATGGACGCATCTCTTTTTTGGGCAAGTGGAAACCTTTTCGCTTCGGGAACTCCGATGGATCAGCTTCGAATGATTCGAAGTCGTGGGTACACCTCGTTCCCTGTCTGGTCAACGTGGGAGTACGGCAGAGACGCACACTTTCTTGTCCTAGGACTACAGAGCCATCGCTCGCATGAAGGTGGGAGAATTCATCAGCTCTCCGGAAAGCTATGGGTTGATGCACGGAGCGAGGTCGCTGATCAAGAACTCTTCTTTGGCTCCGCTGCACACGAAAGACTTGTTGGCGAACGCCGTTGAGGCGTGCAAGAACCTCCGGAGAAAACCCGTGTCGCTCAAGCTGTCCGGCTACGAATTGAATCAGCATTCCGTGTTTCAAG is a genomic window containing:
- the LOC115742006 gene encoding pentatricopeptide repeat-containing protein At5g39680, with amino-acid sequence MFRGNLVRLLTLRFEAVSMTSRASKNLHTPTKYAPFLFQGHHRDSIIAYPTKLLKLSADSENLRIGKMIHAQLIASNENSRDGIVEANSLINLYSKCGQILSARKLFDDMCERNEVSWGALMAGYLRSGFPSEVIQLFKSMLSLDRVPPNEYILATVFSSCSDYRRVDEGKQCHGYVVKSGLEFHQYVKNALLNMYLRCWDVKAGIVVLDTLPGYDIFTYNLVLNGLMENGNLMDALGVLARMVAGRAAWDGATYSTALGLCASLKDLKLGLSLHCRMLKSRVDCDDFFCSTLIDMYGKCGKVMSASKVFSILQIRNVVTWTAVMTAHFQNGFFEEALNHLPEMENECVLPNDYTFVVLLNCCAALSALRHGYLLHALVQKSGFKNHTNVGNALINMYSKSGNIEASYEVFSNMVHRDFATWNSMICGYSQHGLGREALSVFGEMMAARELPSYVTFVGVLSACAHLGLEQEALFYLNHLMRHYGIEPGVEHYTCIIRLLTKVGSLDKAENFMKSTPVQWDTVAWRTLLNACHVHRQYGLGQRIADIVIRMDATDVGTYILASNMYAKAKRWDGVVNIRKLMRERSIKKEPGVCWIEIKDTTHVFVSDDHSHPEYLKIYEKVGELLAKIKEVGYVPAIAGVLHDVEDEQKEEYLSYHSEKLAIAYGLLKTPSAAPLRVIKNLRICDDCHSAVKLIAKVTKRVIIVRDVNRFHQFREGFCSCGDHW